One window from the genome of Calliopsis andreniformis isolate RMS-2024a chromosome 12, iyCalAndr_principal, whole genome shotgun sequence encodes:
- the LOC143185986 gene encoding LOW QUALITY PROTEIN: uncharacterized protein LOC143185986 (The sequence of the model RefSeq protein was modified relative to this genomic sequence to represent the inferred CDS: inserted 1 base in 1 codon) gives MGSISLRRYERRGAARTLEGTPGNSCDPRETCRSIFHVPSKALKSPDSNCLSQTYLLKEKMIANYSTEISGSHTIRRRFRYGIMEKGTVRXLQSTPDDVPPPGAYDPKFDNKVKSFVIEKTGRFHDNRSVASAECNVSVSTKSTNNGVTCFRTPQLPRKKVTPRPGLKVKPRSLIPANDQKLKYKSEHQLADLEVECSNKNATIREHEKLIEDMKEEMRKLELQLEESRKRQLKVEEQHKKDIETMAKLQQDVLNGHEKKYQIEVEHLRSQLLDVSEEKEREIQNRKTTESDLRNRISDFLNKITALELELTNERRLSNEKIQSLQTEIEELKMKLEELIENHKHEVESLEEEKDELNSRIQSLRNEIAEREKKLKEVIAESDAKVSGSHVNAMIKEAKAAVEEEMRLTMERYKSCLARVEMERTALEEKLAQKDAEIAALLATVEELRSSAETQESFGQSLQMELDRAETELAEKKEELKALKDQIRLEAAEMVARKKRFEVIMAENQASVAALTKRLTQSNAEVERLQHELKRGEDCINEHRDLLNIMRNNSEMVYIQVHTLMEQLDAKKGLVNQLEAESLSEVESIKSMFEAKIEDLKQIAMQRVTKLQADCDVKEAKNIEMEKQLQEMRDRLHEAQCMLLKLEEKYDTQEIEISRMELHNSKLDEQLKKAKAALMETNKLLEDQTVKHQLALNKAHSKIQELSGKIKYFEEKGAGIEDKTKELEEEKARREATEVEVKRLAEYNDRLSKDYREVSEKYAELVGHQNHRQRIKHVCQLKDKINQLEQETQAKGRTIEQQQRIIEKLRGEEKRAHSKGKENVEVPKSVHTTPVSSPHKLLTPLRSRNE, from the exons ATGGGGTCGATTTCTTTACGAAGGTATGAAAGGAGGGGCGCAGCCAGAACGTTAGAGGGTACACCTGGTAATTCATGTGACCCCAGAGAGACGTGTCGTTC GATATTTCACGTACCGTCTAAAGCATTGAAGTCTCCAGACTCCAATTGCTTGAGTCAGACGTATTTACTAAAGGAGAAGATGATTGCAAACTATTCAACAGAAATTTC GGGGTCACATACAATACGGAGACGATTTCGTTACGGAATTATGGAGAAAGGGACGGTTA TACTACAGAGCACACCTG ATGACGTACCCCCACCAGGAGCATACGATCCAAAATTTGATAATAAGGTGAAGAGTTTCGTTATTGAAAAAACGGGGAGATTTCATGACAACAGAAGCGTTGCTAGTGCCGAATGCAACGTATCAGTTTCCACGAAAAGCACAAATAATGGAGTAACCTGCTTTAGAACG CCACAACTTCCGCGAAAAAAGGTTACTCCGAGACCAGGTTTAAAGGTGAAGCCACGTTCACTTATTCCTGCCAATGATcagaaattaaaatacaaatcgGAGCATCAGCTGGCGGATCTTGAAGTTGAATgttcaaataaaaatgcaacgataCGAGAACACGAGAAACTTATCGAAGATATGAAGGAGGAAATGCGAAAGCTAGAACTACAACTAGAGGAATCCCGTAAGAGGCAATTGAAAGTGGAGGAGCAGCACAAAAAGGATATAGAAACAATG GCTAAATTACAACAAGATGTACTAAATGGTcatgaaaaaaaataccagaTTGAAGTAGAACATCTTCGTTCCCAATTGCTAGATGTATCAGAAGAGAAAGAGCGCGAAATTCAAAACAGGAAAACGACGGAAAGCGATCTTAGAAACCGTATCAGTGATTTCTTAAACAAGATAACTGCGTTAGAGCTGGAATTAACTAACGAAAGACGTTTAAGTAACGAAAAA ATTCAAAGTCTGCAAACAGAAAtcgaagaattgaagatgaAATTGGAGGAATTAATCGAAAATCACAAACACGAAGTCGAATCGTTGGAAGAGGAAAAAGATGAACTCAATTCTCGGATTCAAAGTTTAAGGAACGAGATCGCGGAGCGTGAAAAGAAGTTAAAAGAAGTGATCGCAGAAAGTGACGCGAAAGTAAGCGGGTCACAT GTAAATGCTATGATCAAAGAAGCAAAAGCAGCTGTCGAAGAGGAAATGCGACTCACTATGGAGAGATATAAATCGTGCTTGGCGCGAGTAGAAATGGAGCGTACAGCACTGGAGGAGAAATTGGCTCAGAAAGACGCAGAAATTGCCGCGCTTTTAGCTACTGTTGAAGAATTAAGGTCTTCTGCGGAAACTCAG GAAAGCTTCGGTCAGAGTTTACAAATGGAATTAGATCGAGCAGAAACTGAATTAGCagagaagaaagaagaattAAAAGCCTTGAAGGATCAAATTCGATTGGAAGCGGCTGAGATGGTTGCCAGGAAGAAAAG ATTTGAAGTTATAATGGCTGAAAATCAAGCGTCGGTTGCCGCTTTGACTAAACGACTGACACAAAGTAATGCTGAAGTAGAGCGGCTGCAGCACGAACTGAAACGTGGTGAAGATTGCATAAACGAGCACCGTGATTTGTTGAATATTATGCGTAACAACTCAGAGATGGTGTATATACAAGTGCACACTTTGATGGAGCAGTTGGATGCTAAGAAAGGATTGGTCAATCAACTGGAAGCTGAAAGCTTAAGTGAAGTGGAATCGATCAAGTCAATGTTCGAGGCCaaaattgaagatttgaaacAAATAGCGATGCAAAGAGTAACAAAACTACAAGCGGACTGTGATGTAAAGGAAGCTAAAAATATTGAG ATGGAAAAGCAACTTCAGGAAATGCGCGATCGTCTTCACGAAGCGCAATGCATGTTGCTTAAATTGGAAGAAAAATATGATACTCAGGAAATTGAGATCTCTCGGATGGAGTTGCACAACAGTAAACTGGACGAACAGTTGAAGAAAGCTAAAGCAGCTTTGATGGAGACTAACAAATTGTTAGAAGATCAAACTGTTAAGCATCAGCTCGCTTTGAATAAG GCACATTCTAAAATTCAAGAACTTTCTGGTAAAATTAAGTACTTCGAAGAAAAAGGAGCTGGAATAGAG GATAAAACCAAGGAACTCGAAGAAGAAAAAGCTCGTCGAGAAGCAACCGAAGT GGAAGTCAAAAGACTCGCTGAGTATAACGATCGTCTTAGTAAAGATTACCGAGAAGTTAGTGAGAAATACGCTGAATTGGTTGGCCATCAAAATCACAGACAAAGAATTAAGCATGTATGTCAATTAAAAGACAAAATTAACCAGTTGGAACAG
- the Cyt-b5-r gene encoding cytochrome b5-related produces MKKLESSIPGLEYLPGRDVAFKTPYGFIEGRRKIDGAEGLWRIRNGLYDLEKFAKFHPGGEEWIRLTKGTDITEVFESHHITDKAANLLPKYYIKDATMPRSVPLTIEPNGFFKTFKKRAAEALKDVDFHRPSKKTNLIADSVFTTTILLSLAAVSTQSHLIIIPAGIFLAWTAIIAHNYFHMRNNFRMYYFDLSTMSSKEWRITHVLSHHTYPNTVWDYEVYAAEPFFEWLLFQKKSLVRGFLSQILMPLFWALMFYEQAVKRYFSVFFEYRKFEFRDAVPFFLPVLMSLFASNFLVALKFWLLIVMTSSFVFSMIGFNAAHHHPDIFHDGDIYRNDLDWGLLELDAVRDRKVIDDFDFLVLTNFGLHGVHHLLPTVDHSYLPLCLDAFEQTCKEFGIKTDKMTSWELVKGQFEQLVRQEPKKNFR; encoded by the exons ATGAAGAAACTGGAAAGCTCAATACCAGGTCTAGAATATCTTCCTGGTAGAGATGTAGCGTTTAAAACTCCATATGGTTTCATTGAAGGAAGAAGGAAAATCGATGGTGCAGAGGGACTATGGAGGATCAGGAATGGTTTATACGATTTGGAAAAATTTGCCAAGTTTCACCCAGGAGGAGAAGAATGGATTCGTCTTACCAAGGGAACTGATATTACAGAAGTTTTTGAG TCACATCATATAACTGATAAGGCTGCAAATTTATTACCCAAGTATTACATAAAAGATGCAACTATGCCACGATCCGTCCCATTAACAATTGAACCGAATGGATTTTTCAAAACATTCAAGAAACGTGCTGCAGAAGCCTTGAAAGATGTTGATTTTCATCGACCTTCGAAAAAAACAAATTTAATTGCCGATTCTGTCTTTACTACAACTATTCTTCTTAGTCTCGCCGCAGTCTCCACACAGTCTCATCTAATCATTATTCCTGCAG gaaTTTTTCTCGCATGGACAGCGATAATCGCTCACAATTATTTCCACATGAGGAACAATTTCCGAATGTATTATTTTGATTTATCCACAATGTCATCGAAAGAATGGCGTATAACTCACGTATTGAGTCATCATACCTATCCGAATACTGTTTGGGATTATGAGGTATATGCAGCTGAACCATTCTTTGAGTGGCTTCTATTCCAGAAGAAGAGTCTAGTTCGCGGCTTTCTCAGTCAAATACTTATGCCACTTTTCTGGGCTCTAATGTTCTACGAGCAAGCAGTTAAAAG gtatttttctgttttcttcGAATATCGTAAATTCGAGTTTCGTGATGCGGTACCATTCTTTCTTCCTGTCTTGATGTCCTTATTTGCATCGAACTTTCTGGTTGCTTTGAAATTTTGGTTACTGATCGTTATGACAAGCAGCTTTGTATTCTCCATGATCGGTTTTAATGCAGCGCATCATCATCCTGATATTTTCCACGATGGTGACATATACAG GAATGATCTCGATTGGGGTTTGCTTGAATTGGATGCCGTGAGAGACCGAAAGGTGATCGATGATTTCGACTTCCTCGTGTTAACCAATTTTGGCTTGCACGGTGTCCATCATCTTCTGCCAACCGTCGACCATTCCTATTTGCCTCTCTGTCTAGACGCCTTCGAGCAAACTTGTAAAGAATTCGGAATTAAAACAGATAAGATGACGTCATGGGAGCTTGTGAAGGGTCAATTTGAACAGCTAGTGCGTCAAGAACCAAAGAAGAATTTTAGATAA